From the genome of Polycladomyces zharkentensis:
AACAAGAATTGGGTGTTATCTTGCCTGATGACTATAAAGAATTTATCCACTTTTATGGGTCAGCAGGTTTACCTATTTATCAAATCCTGGGATTAAGGGAAGCACCGTTTGCTTATCTTACTAGGGCGTGTCTGGTGAA
Proteins encoded in this window:
- a CDS encoding SMI1/KNR4 family protein, which codes for MKEWIHQYLQGQPAEAIGGPVPMSEIEDAEQELGVILPDDYKEFIHFYGSAGLPIYQILGLREAPFAYLTRACLV